The genomic segment tccatgtATAATAATGCttaattagataaaatttaaagagaaTCAAATGAATAATGAGGTTTTAACCTAAAAGGATTGAcaatttaatcatattaattataagattTACAAAAGGGGGCCAAATCGAAAAGTCTTGGGGGACCAAACTAGaactttatctttttcttacataagaaaaattaccaaatatattattatgtatgactattaatttattttttataattgagaaagtaacaaaaaattaagtatttgGGCATATATTCCACACCATACACTTAAAACATTTCTGTGGCTGAAATTAAGACTATCAATAAATGAATTGCGGTTCACAATATCTATTTAATACTATTAATTTATGGGTTATAattgagaaaggaaaaaaagtaaCTAGTTGGGCAATAGTTGTACACACCATCCAccccaaaacatttttatgACTGAAATTAAGATtatcaataataaatatttttttcttagcAATGAATAAATTCAAATGATTATTGACCAtggaattataaaaataaattgattttgtgcATATTTTTTGTAAAGTCGATGCTTTTACAAATTCACTTGTCTACATTGAATTGAATTGAAATGTTTTTTACATGATGGTAGGATGAGAAGATTATATGAATGTCGTGttcaatttataattataaattaatagacATGAGATTTAATCACTACCCATAAGTTCTCTTCCAAAAAAAATCCCAAGTCTAGCTTAAACTACTTCAAGTTGATAGTAATAAAGAACCTGATATGTGTGACGTTGCTTGGAAATTTGCTGCCTAAAATTTATATGTATCGTGCTGCTTAGAAAGACCTTCAGATGCATCAAGTTGCTTGGAAATTATTGAGGTGCCTAACCTAAAGTTCTATCCGGTCAAGGCAAGTTAATTAATGGTTGCCCGAGGTGCCACGTCGGGTCTGGAGATAGAAGAACGTGATACACGACGAGCCTTCAGGATCCAATAATATAAAGACATTGAATCTAGCTCAATGGAAGTAGATAAATATCAATGTCATTAGCAAATGCTAGCCACATATCTCTAGATACCACACCCATCTATACAGACTAATCATTTGCTTCTCAATGGCTTCTCTTCTGCCTCATCTGAGCACTTTTGTGGCTGGACTAGCAGCGATTCTTGTCCTTTTCTTCTATCTCTTTCGGTCGAGAGTTACTCTTAGCAAAACAAGGGCACCCCAAGCTGCAGGTGCATGGCCCGTAATTGGCCACTTACGATTGTTAGGAGGACCGCAGCTTCCTCACGTAACATTGGGAGCCTTGGCCGAAAAATATGGTCCTGTCTACTCCATTCGGATAGGGATTCACCCAGGATTGGTGGTGAGTAGTTGGGAGATAGCCAAAGAGATATACACCAATTACGATGTGGCTGTCACCAATCGTCCAAGAATGATAGCCGCAGAGCACTTGGGTTTCAACTATGCCATGGCTGGGGTCGCACCCTATGGTTCATACTGGCGTGAAATGCGTAAAATAATCAACTTCGCTCTGCTCTCTAACCGTAGACTCGAAATACTCAAGCAGGTTCGAGTATCCGAAGCACAAGTCTCAGTAAAAGAGCTATACAAAACTTGGTCCGAAAGAAACAATGGCTCAGGCCatgttttaattgaaatgaaGCAATGGTTTGGGGACTTGACCTTGAATGTGATAGTTAGGATGGTTGCTGGCAAGAGGTACTTCGGTTCGGGTGCAAAGGGTGATGACAAAGAGGCCAGACGGTGCCAAAGGGCGATGAGGGAATGGTTTCATTTGTTAGGGGTATTTGCCTTAAAGGATGCTGTTCCTTTTCTTGGGTTTCTGGATTTGGGTGGGCATGAAAAGGCCATGAAGGAGACAGCTAAGGAATTGGATAGTATTGCTAGTGAATGGTTGAAGGAGCATAAGCAGAAGAGGGCCTCGGGTGAGGCCGAAGATCAAGACTTCATGGATGTTTTGCTTTCTCTCCTCGAGGGTACAAACCTTGCATCAGAATTCGATGTTGACACAATTAACAAAGCCAACTGTTTGGTATGcacttttcttcctttcttttttgtgtaAGAGCATTCGGCCCCAATACATAGACCCAAATTAATTGCAACCTATAATCCTTTCCATTCCCTACACATACTCTCAAGAAAAAACGTTTGCTTCTTGCAGAGTATGATTACAGGAGGAAGTGACACCCCTAAGGTTACTCTAACATGGATACTCTCCTTATTGTTGAACAATCTTCATTGGTTGAGAAAAGTTCAGGAAGAGCTAGACATTCACGTGGGCAAAGAAAGACTAGTGAACGAATCAGATCTTAGCAAGTTAGAGTGCCTTCAAGCCGTAGTCAAAGAGACATTACGCCTACATCCTCCAGTACTTCTCTTCCCACGGTTCTGCACTGATGAAATCATCGTAAGTGGTTATCATGTCCCTCGAGACAGCTGGATATTCTTAAACCTTTGGAAGATCCAAACTGATCCACGGGTCTGGTCGGATCCTTTAGAATTCAAGCCAGAAAGATTCCTGACAACCAATAAAGATTTCGATGTTGGGGGTGATCAATACTTTGAGTTGATCCCATTTGGTTTTGGTAGAAGGGTTTGCCCTGGAATGTCTTTTGGCCTTCAGATGGTACACTTGACGTTGGCTAGTTTGTTGCAGGCGTTCGACATCTCCACTCCTTCAAATGCAATGGTGGATATGACTGAAGAAGCTGGACTGTCGAACATGAAAGCCACCCCACTCGAAGTTCTTGTTAGACCTCGCCTTCCTTCtaaaatttatgaataatAAGTAATTAAATTGGCTCTGAGCAGTTCTACTTCTAACTAATATGCTTCATAAAAGTTGTACACACAAATTCTACTCGAAATTATGagacaaatataaatatttgatgtGAGTGATAATTTTTTCACTTCGTCTTTAAAAGTTACGAATTCAGATTTAGTCTTGATATCGTCTTCACGAGTTGAAGTTATGAATTAAGACTTTGTCTTGGTCTTCATGAGTTAAACTAACTTTGGCGACGCTTAATCTTGGCAAATTATGagacaaatataaatatttgacaTGAGTGATATTatctgaaaatataaaattttgatgtgaGTGATAATATctgaaaattcttttaattgatttcttcacttcaTCTTCAAAAGTCACGAATTCAGATTTAATCTTGATATATATAGTCTTCACTTAATCTTAGTCACGAATTCAGACTTAATCTTGATATGGTCTTCACGAGTGGAAGTCATAAATTCAGACTTAATCTTGATATAATCTTCATGAGTTGAACTAACTTCATTGCCGCTTGatcttgatcacgaacttcGTCGCTTCAAGGGTTTAGGCGACTTGATCTTGATCAACTTCGTTGCTTCAAGGGTCTTGGCGACTTGATCTTAATCATGAACTTCGCTTGAtatcttgatcacgaacttcGCTATCGCTTGATCTTCACTTCAGAAATCTTCTACTCTCCTCGATCTTTGAAATGTTCTCAATCTTCGAATGTCTCCTAATCTTTGAATGTCTCTTAATCTTCGAATGCTtccaaataaatcaaaatggCAGATGGTAGGTGGGAGACTTTGATGAGAACGTAGTTTCTTTGAATTatctataaattattttaatttatttagagataaattataATGACTTATTGAAAGTTTTTTGGTTGGCCGAACTTTAAgttcttgaattttgattggtCGAAGTAAGTttgtggtatcagagcatgattttaaagttttcgattttaaaattgttttaaaggTTTACAGTGTCAGCGTGGCCCCAAGTTAAATTAGGTCGATTAGAATGGGTAGGTCTGCATATAGAGTTTGAGGTTGCTTAgacttgttttgttttcttttatagaaCATTATGCTTCATTGACGTGGACGTCCACCCCTTACTAGATCAGTTAGGTGGGGCAGAGGTCGTCCTCGACAGAATCGGCCAGATCCTATGGAAAAGGAATCAGTTGCGTCCATTATTAGAgcagcacctgctgctgagcAGCCCGAaagtcctccacatcctccaccacctACCGGCATTCCTGCCATGCCTCTTGAGGTAGCACAATtattggcagctttctttaTCACTATGGCTGGTCAGGCTCAGACTAGTCAAGTTCCACCTATAGTGCCTCTAGCTACTCCTACAGTACCACAGATGCcgg from the Theobroma cacao cultivar B97-61/B2 chromosome 8, Criollo_cocoa_genome_V2, whole genome shotgun sequence genome contains:
- the LOC18591297 gene encoding cytochrome P450 CYP82D47, translating into MASLLPHLSTFVAGLAAILVLFFYLFRSRVTLSKTRAPQAAGAWPVIGHLRLLGGPQLPHVTLGALAEKYGPVYSIRIGIHPGLVVSSWEIAKEIYTNYDVAVTNRPRMIAAEHLGFNYAMAGVAPYGSYWREMRKIINFALLSNRRLEILKQVRVSEAQVSVKELYKTWSERNNGSGHVLIEMKQWFGDLTLNVIVRMVAGKRYFGSGAKGDDKEARRCQRAMREWFHLLGVFALKDAVPFLGFLDLGGHEKAMKETAKELDSIASEWLKEHKQKRASGEAEDQDFMDVLLSLLEGTNLASEFDVDTINKANCLSMITGGSDTPKVTLTWILSLLLNNLHWLRKVQEELDIHVGKERLVNESDLSKLECLQAVVKETLRLHPPVLLFPRFCTDEIIVSGYHVPRDSWIFLNLWKIQTDPRVWSDPLEFKPERFLTTNKDFDVGGDQYFELIPFGFGRRVCPGMSFGLQMVHLTLASLLQAFDISTPSNAMVDMTEEAGLSNMKATPLEVLVRPRLPSKIYE